GATGCacatgggagggaggggggcctAATCGTTTGTTTACGCTGCGCTCAACGTTGACTTTAGTCTTCCGCTGACTGTCCTTGCGTTGTTCTCCCGCTGAGATGGAAAATTGCAAGTATTCATTGTATGATGAGCCGTGGAACACGTTTCCGCCGTGCTTTGGAATTCTTTGCTGGGTACAAGGTCGTAGCCGATATAGGCGACTGCAGAATCAATTTCTAATTTGTTGCttccaaaccaaaatggctgacttcctgttcaattttatttctcaCGCAGGACAACTTGAACTTCAAGGCACCAAGCGGGGGTCCGCGTTTGCACCCAATGAAAACCGAACTTCGGATTcatctctgttttgtttttgcgccTCCTTATCAAACACATCCATCGCCACCCGCTAAATATTGCAACGCCGGTGGAGAATTTCTCCTGCGGGCGCGTCGTCGGTCCGAGCAAAGAGCCCGAGCGGCATCAATATTGCAGCGGCGTCATGCTCCTATAAACAGCCATCACTTATTCATGAGCCCCAAATGCGTCGGCAACCTCCAcgcaaacacatttcaaagaaCAGTCGCCTTCTGggggtttggggggggggggggggtcctaaTCCCCTAATTCTGAcgagaggcaaaaaaaaatcaaatcaactaAATCGTCTGAGCCACCGTCGAACGTCTGATCTTCTCACGCTAGGAAATCAACGCGTTTATCTCACGCGTCGATAAGTGAACAtgaacaggataagcggtgaatgaaaaaatgttttcactggCGATAGTAAACATTCAAAGTGTAGTGAAGTTCTGTGCCGAAGGCCGCTCACCCCTCCCACCTGGCAAATGTTACCTTTTTTGCAAGCAAACGCTCCTAAATTCTCCCGAAAGGAAGCCGCTCGCACTCAGCGGGCGCGCTGCAAAGTAAATGGCTGCAATAACCCGAAGCGCGCCGGCAATTACAATGAGAGCAAACAGTATTTCTGTATGAGAGGATCTCTCATCACGGCAGTTCACGCGGCGCACCCCCAAATTGCCGCAGAAATAATTAATGTCACTCTCGCTTGGGCTCGCCCGAGACTAATTTGCCTCCAGGAGTCGAGCATCCCGAATATTCTGAAATAAATAGTCTTATCTGCGCTCACCTCCCGCTTTAGAGTGCCTCGTTGTCTGCCGCGAGTGCTTGCGAGGGTTTTGATTTGGCTCCTTTTCTCTGATGCCATGAAGACGTCAAAGCATCCATTCGTTTTGCCTTTCATGCAAGAGAaacgcaacaaaaaaaatccaatttccaTTCGATCCACCTGAATTACAATGACGCgcttattattattccaaTGTGGGATTTCGATACTGCGGCAATTTCCGCAACGAGCTGACTTTTCCGCCTGTGTGTGCGGGGGCGTGTTTATGAGGCGAGACCACAAAGGCATTCAAAGGTTAATTCCCGCCGCCCGCGGTGATTATTCATCCGGCGACATAATGCAAACTTCTTCAAAAACGGAGTAATTGGCAAATTTGCGAAAGTGCGCGACACTGACATGGGTGAAGAATATTAACTGCCGTCTCCAGCGGGACTCAAGAGTCACGTTTGTTTTCGACACGGCCTCGTCCGAACCCAAATTGCCATTTGCGGGCCGTTCTAAGAAAAATCACCTCAGCTTTTGCCACGCGTCTTCAAACCGTCGTGCTGCTGTTAGGCCTTTGTAGTAGCGTAAATAGCCGCAGCGAAAGCTTTTACCATCTAAACGCGGAGAGTAAACACTACGCACATGCTTTATTGTCTGGAATGGACGGACGCAAAGGGGGGGGTGCGCCGGCGAACCAGCGGGTGGCTTTTAGCACGCCGCATATAGCCGGCTGACACTTGTTTGCTTTAATGCGCAGCTTTTATCCACAACATCTTGAGTGCTTCCATTCAGCCGGGATGGCCACGCCGGCGGGGACGCCCAACTTTGACCTCCACGGCGCAGGCCGGGAGCACTCTGCCCATTACCGCGAGGCGACGACGGGCTTTCTGTCCATCTCGCCATCCGTCAGGGTCTCCTCAATTTTAAGTCTCGTTCATTATTTGCGTTGCGCGATTGGCCTGTAGTGCGGCTCTGACTGCGCCTGACCAaatctgcctagcaacaagggGTCACGCGtgcaaaaagattttcaaGTCAGTCAATTAGAAATGATTTTGATGTCAGGTGTGCATGTGTAAAATACCTTaacatgtaattatttttaatccatccTGTGTCATCATCAAATTGTCTCGATTCTGGTCCAGGATGTTTTCTATTTGCAATATGAGAAGAAGAAATATCAATCGAGCCTATCAAGAAGCTTCTGAAGTCTCATTAGCTGAATTAGGAGCGTCTGATGGATAGAGGGATGGCGGCCAGCATCATTCCGTTCTCTTGCTTGCTCTTCTGTCATCTCACTTTATCAtcctcatccccctttgaAAGTCATGCACAGCTTATTGCTAAATACACAGGGacttggcacacacacacacacacacacacacacacacacacacacacacacacacacacacacacacacacacacaagcagcaGCCATGGCGTTGATGATAGTGAAGGCCCAGCAGGAGCTAGCGCAGGATTACAAGAGCCTCTCCAGAATGGAAAGCAAACACACTTCAGTCTCCTTTCGTGACTTTCTCCCTAAGATGCCTTtgctgtctcttttttttccttccttctaTTTTTTGCATCCAGTTTCAAAAATAGGCGACGCTATGTCAGAAGCATTAAACTAACAGCAGTGGTTGAAGACGGGGATTTGTCAAATAAGTTTTGAATAGTAAGGGTAAAAAATATACTGGCACACTTTGAGATTACCTTGTAAAAGTATATGAAAATATCAATTTAGCATCTACTGTGATATAATACATCAACGTAAATCTAATTAAACGCCAGCTGCACTTTATTCCCCTCCTGACTCAGCACTTTCTTATATTAACTACAGTCGACCATAAAGCTCATAAAGTGATGtcaaatcatattttattgGTGCGCTTAAATGTAGATGTATATGCGTGGAAATTCCTTATTATTCTTATCATCGGATGACATCTCCATCTGCTTGTGACATATTCTCATATCAGACGAGAGTGCTAATGAAAAAACATATGCGCACATCTCATTGAAAACCAACGCACACACGGCGCATTGAATCCTGAAGTGCTCTAGCACCACCTATGCATTGGAAtacacattttaattcatctGATTATTTCCATACATAGAAATATAGATTTGTATCCATATAAACATACatgttttttgaaatattttaataattttgtattttctttttaaacgtATTGTTATTCGACTTTAATTTTAGGGACCAGCTTCTTAAATATGTTTGAACAGTCTcataatagtttttatttaagTTTTTGATGTTATTGTTGCTGTGTTTtgatgtgttgttgtttttttaaattataaaaGAGCCGGAACCAATATCACAGCGCTGTTTCCTATCGACCGGATATGAAAGTGCACCCAAGGTCCATTCCTGTACGCGTTCCATCTGTCAGCCACCTAAAGCAACTATGGCAGCATATTCTGGTGAGTTCAACTTGTAACGTGACCGTACGATGAACGTAACGTGTTTTATTGACGTAATGTCATTGCGAGTAAACGTTGTGTTGCGCAGAATTGGGCGTGATGCCCGAAATCGCGAGGGCCGTGGAGGAAATGGACTGGCTGTAAGTCACTTGTTTTGGCAACGTTTCCACATTGCTGTCTGTCACGCTTTTCCATTAATTCCTTTTATTGCCATGATTTCATGTCAGGCTTCCCACTGACATCCAAGCTGAGTCCATTCCTTTGATTCTCGGTGGAGGAGATGTCCTCATGGTGAGCCTGTCAATATTTCGCGGTGGTGGGCCGTGTTTTTTAAGTTACATCAGTCGGAATTCAgattggaaataaaaatgtcgtATCTACGCAGTGCGACAAGAACaattgacagcttttttttcttcttaaaggCAGCAGAAACCGGTAGCGGTAAAACAGGAGTGAGTATTGAgccatatttttaaaaatggacgTAGACTTCTGATTAATAAGGTGTTGCTCAGGGTATGTTGTGATCGGCAGGCCTTCAGCATTCCCGTCATTCAGATTGTGCATGAAACGCTGACCGACCAACAGCAGGGCAAGAAAGGCAGAGCCAACGTCACAACGGGCGGAGCGGGTCTGTATCTACGTATATTTGTCACTTTGTATTGATATTGAAGATATCTTATGCTGATCCCGTCGGTGTCTTCTTTGTCAGTCTTTAACAATTGGCAGATGAACCCTTATGACCGAAGTGCTGCATTTGGTAAGAAGagcaagaacaaaaaatgaaagacagGCAAAAGTTGAATTCTTTGCAATTTCTCCCGACTCGTTGCTTTTTTGCAGCCATCGGGGCGGACGGCCTGTGCTGCCAAAGCCGAGAGTTTAAGGAATGGCACGGCTGTCGCTCCACCAAGGCCGTGAGCAAAGGTGAGCCGTCCGAACTTCAGCACGAGCCACGTTTCGTAACTTGAGCGTCTCCCGTTGTGCGTGCAGGGAAGTACTACTACGAGGTCACGTGCCACGACCAAGGCCTGTGTCGCATTGGCTGGTGCACCGGCCAGGCGGCTCTCGACTTGGGTACGCTTTTTGATTTTTGACCAACTCAAAATTCTAATTCATTTTgcccaactgtttttttttcttttcttcctttgtaGGAACCGACAAGTACGGTTTTGGTTTTGGCGGAACCGGGAAGAAATCATACAACAAGCAATTTGACAGCTATGGCGAGGTCAAACACAAAAGTCACCTTTTGTTGACTTGACGCGGCGTGTTCATTTGGGAAaggatcatttttttcttttttcgctCCCTGACAGGAGTTCACCATGCACGACACGATTGGATGCTACCTCGACTTGGACAAAGGCCACATTTCCTTCTCCAAAAATGGTATTTATTATCTACTGTACGTTCACATGGACAATCAGTTGTCTGATATGGCTTTTTCAAATCATCCAGGTAACGATCTGGGTTTGGCTTTCGAGATCCCTCAGAATCTGAGGAGTCAGCCCTTGTTTGCCTCTTGCGTCCTCAAGGTATTGTCGCTTATTTCTGATAAAACGTCAGCGCACAGCACTGACaatggttatttttttccatgtgagCCAGAACGCAGAACTGAAATTCAACTTTGGCAGCGAGGACTTTAAGCATGCGCCCACGAGCGGCTTTGTCGCCTTGCATCAGGCGCCGGACGCTCACACGGTCAAGTCTTCGCAGACGGGTCCGTagcgtccaaaaaaaaaaaatgctcgaAAAGCTGTGACCGAGCGGCAGCGTTCATTTTGTGTCTCTCTTGGCAGGGAGCGCCAAGGTGAGTCAGGCCAAAGGGTCTAGCAACGCCCCCAAGGCGCTCATCATCGAGCCGTCCAAGGAGCTGGCCGAGCAGACGCTCAACAACGTGACGCAATTCAAGAAATACGTGGTCGACCCCAAGCTCAGGTGCCGCTCAAAATTTGTCACTGCGTTTCACTGAAGCGCAATGCCGGTAACTCACCAGCAGATGGCGCCAACACCCTGGTGCTTTTCTTGTGTGCTTTGCAGAGAGCTGCTGGTGATCGGCGGTGTGGCCGCCAAGGAGCAAATGGCCGCCCTGGAGCAAGGCGTGCGTAGCCGCATCCCAAAATTTAGCTGCCGCGCTCGTGCCGCTCCCGCCTTGTCGATTATTTTGCCATCCCTTGTTAGGTGGAAATTGTGGTGGGGACGCCCGGTCGATTGGACGACCTCATATCCACCGGAAAGCTCAGCCTGTCCCAAGTCCGCTTTCTGGTCCTGGACGAATGCGTAAGAATGACCGCTTTTATTTGTGGGGCTTTACAGATGGAGGCAATCATCCGCCACGCTC
The Syngnathus acus chromosome 24, fSynAcu1.2, whole genome shotgun sequence genome window above contains:
- the ddx1 gene encoding ATP-dependent RNA helicase DDX1; translation: MAAYSELGVMPEIARAVEEMDWLLPTDIQAESIPLILGGGDVLMAAETGSGKTGAFSIPVIQIVHETLTDQQQGKKGRANVTTGGAVFNNWQMNPYDRSAAFAIGADGLCCQSREFKEWHGCRSTKAVSKGKYYYEVTCHDQGLCRIGWCTGQAALDLGTDKYGFGFGGTGKKSYNKQFDSYGEEFTMHDTIGCYLDLDKGHISFSKNGNDLGLAFEIPQNLRSQPLFASCVLKNAELKFNFGSEDFKHAPTSGFVALHQAPDAHTVKSSQTGSAKVSQAKGSSNAPKALIIEPSKELAEQTLNNVTQFKKYVVDPKLRELLVIGGVAAKEQMAALEQGVEIVVGTPGRLDDLISTGKLSLSQVRFLVLDECDGLLSAGYTDFINRIHHQIPQVTSDGKRLQVIVCSATLHSFDVKKLSERIMHFPTWVDLKGEDSVPETVHHVVVPVNPKADRTWERLGKSQIRTDEVHAKDNTRPGSNSAEMWSEAIKVLKGEYTVRAIKEHKMDQAIIFCRTKIDCDNMEQYFIQQGGGPESKNHQLSCVCLHGDRKPQERKNNLDRFKRKEVRLLICTDVAARGIDIRGVPYVINVTLPDEKQNYVHRIGRVGRAERMGLAISLVAMEKEKVWYHVCANRGRGCYNTRLKQDGGCTIWYNEKELLSEIEEHLKCTITHCEPDIKVPVDDFDGKVTYGQRRKLGGGNYKGHVDVLAPTVQELANLEREAQTSFLHLGYLPNQLFKAF